One region of Agrobacterium tumefaciens genomic DNA includes:
- a CDS encoding DUF817 domain-containing protein, with product MSTATGRAATRLSVLDNLLCDTYPWGELKGIRRFVIEFLYFGIKEARACMFAGLFFISIFVVPHGGVFGIPRYDVLLIVALGIQFFMIWSRLETLDEAKAILLFHIVGFALEVFKTSSAIQSWSYPDFAYSKVLGVPLFSGFMYAAVGSYIIQAWRLLDVRIRNYPTYWMATLIGIAIYANFFTHHFIGDYRWYIAACAIGLYSRATVVYRPYDRDRKMPLLLSFVLIGFFVWLAENISTFFGIWKYPDQIGAWSVVHIGKWSSWSLLVIMTFTIVAQLKHIKARIHVPE from the coding sequence ATGAGCACAGCAACAGGCCGAGCCGCAACCCGCCTCTCGGTTTTGGACAATCTTCTGTGCGATACCTATCCTTGGGGCGAACTCAAGGGCATCAGGCGCTTTGTCATCGAATTTCTCTATTTCGGCATCAAGGAAGCTCGTGCCTGCATGTTTGCGGGATTGTTCTTCATTTCCATCTTCGTGGTGCCGCATGGTGGGGTATTTGGCATTCCGCGTTATGACGTGCTGCTGATCGTCGCGCTCGGCATCCAGTTCTTCATGATCTGGAGCAGGCTGGAAACGCTTGACGAGGCCAAGGCCATCCTGCTGTTCCATATCGTCGGCTTCGCGCTTGAGGTGTTCAAGACGTCAAGCGCTATCCAGTCCTGGTCCTACCCCGACTTCGCCTATAGCAAGGTCCTCGGCGTGCCGCTCTTTTCCGGCTTCATGTACGCCGCCGTCGGCAGCTACATCATCCAGGCGTGGCGCCTGCTGGATGTGCGCATTCGCAATTATCCCACCTATTGGATGGCAACGCTGATCGGCATCGCCATCTACGCCAACTTCTTCACCCACCACTTTATCGGTGACTACCGCTGGTACATCGCCGCCTGCGCCATCGGCCTCTATTCCCGCGCAACGGTGGTCTACCGCCCCTATGATCGGGATCGAAAGATGCCGCTGCTTCTCTCCTTCGTCCTGATAGGGTTTTTCGTCTGGCTCGCGGAAAACATCTCCACATTCTTCGGTATCTGGAAATATCCCGATCAGATCGGCGCCTGGTCCGTGGTGCATATCGGCAAGTGGAGTTCGTGGTCGCTGCTGGTCATCATGACGTTTACGATTGTCGCGCAACTCAAGCACATCAAGGCCCGCATCCACGTTCCGGAGTGA
- the rplO gene encoding 50S ribosomal protein L15, translated as MKLNEIRDNEGSTKDRIRVGRGIGSGKGKTGGRGVKGQKARSGVAINGFEGGQMPIYRRLPKRGFNNIFASEFAVVSLGRIQTAIDAKKLDASATIDAAALKAAGVIRRTKDGVRILADGELTSKVAFEVAGASKPALEKIEKAGSSIKLLAVAAEASE; from the coding sequence ATGAAACTCAATGAAATCAGAGACAACGAAGGCTCCACCAAGGACCGTATCCGCGTAGGTCGCGGTATCGGTTCCGGCAAGGGCAAGACCGGTGGTCGCGGTGTGAAGGGTCAGAAGGCTCGTTCGGGCGTCGCCATCAACGGTTTTGAAGGCGGTCAGATGCCAATCTACCGTCGTCTTCCGAAGCGCGGTTTCAACAACATTTTCGCTTCCGAATTTGCTGTTGTATCGCTCGGCCGCATTCAGACCGCCATCGACGCCAAGAAGCTCGACGCTTCCGCAACGATCGATGCTGCTGCTCTCAAGGCTGCTGGCGTTATCCGTCGCACCAAGGACGGCGTTCGCATTCTCGCTGACGGCGAACTGACGAGCAAGGTTGCTTTTGAAGTTGCCGGCGCTTCCAAGCCTGCACTCGAAAAGATTGAGAAGGCCGGCAGCTCTATCAAGCTTCTCGCAGTTGCAGCTGAAGCTTCCGAGTAA
- the secY gene encoding preprotein translocase subunit SecY, with protein MASAAEQLASNLNFSTFAKAEDLKKRLWFTLAALLVYRLGTHIPLPGLNPEAYAQAFRGQANGILGLFNMFAGGAVERMAIFALGIMPYISASIIVQLMTSVVPSLEALKKEGEAGRKIINQYTRYGTVLLGTLQAYGIAVGLESGNGLVVDPGLFFRISTVITLLGGTMFLMWLGEQITSRGIGNGISLIIFAGIAAGLPKALAGTLELGRTGALSTTLILMVVIVAIGVIALIVFVERAQRRLLIQYPKRQVGNRMFQGDTSHLPLKLNTAGVIPAIFASSLLLLPATAAGFAGNTNLPGWATSIIASLQHGQPLFMALYGLLIAFFAFFYTAIVFNPKDTADNLKKHGGFIPGIRPGERTAEYIDYVLTRITVVGAVYLVFVCILPETLIARTGIPLALGGTSLLIVVSVTLDTVAQIQGHLIAQQYEGLIKKSKLRGGKRGR; from the coding sequence ATGGCTTCAGCAGCGGAACAACTGGCTTCGAACCTGAATTTTTCGACCTTCGCTAAGGCGGAGGATCTGAAAAAGCGTCTCTGGTTTACTCTTGCCGCACTTCTCGTCTACCGTCTTGGTACCCACATTCCGCTTCCGGGTCTGAACCCAGAAGCCTATGCGCAGGCCTTCCGTGGCCAGGCCAACGGTATTCTCGGTCTTTTCAACATGTTTGCGGGTGGCGCAGTCGAGCGTATGGCGATCTTCGCCCTCGGCATCATGCCTTACATCTCCGCTTCGATCATCGTGCAGCTCATGACCTCGGTCGTGCCTTCGCTCGAAGCGTTGAAGAAGGAAGGCGAAGCCGGACGCAAGATCATCAACCAGTACACGCGCTACGGCACGGTACTGCTTGGCACCCTGCAGGCCTACGGCATCGCTGTCGGCCTTGAGAGTGGCAACGGCCTCGTGGTCGATCCTGGCCTGTTCTTCCGTATTTCCACCGTCATCACGCTGCTCGGCGGCACGATGTTCCTGATGTGGCTTGGCGAACAGATTACCTCGCGCGGCATCGGCAACGGTATTTCGCTCATCATCTTTGCCGGTATTGCCGCAGGTCTGCCCAAGGCGCTTGCCGGCACGCTGGAACTCGGCCGCACCGGTGCGCTGTCGACGACGCTCATCCTCATGGTCGTTATCGTGGCAATCGGCGTCATCGCGCTGATCGTTTTCGTGGAGCGCGCCCAGCGCCGTCTGCTGATACAATATCCGAAACGCCAGGTCGGCAACCGGATGTTCCAGGGCGATACCTCGCATCTGCCGCTGAAGCTCAACACGGCTGGCGTTATTCCCGCGATCTTCGCATCCTCGCTGCTGCTTCTGCCTGCGACGGCTGCCGGTTTTGCCGGAAACACCAACCTGCCGGGCTGGGCAACCTCGATCATCGCGTCGTTGCAGCATGGACAGCCGCTGTTCATGGCGCTCTACGGCCTGCTCATCGCGTTCTTTGCATTTTTCTACACGGCTATCGTCTTCAATCCGAAGGACACGGCCGATAACCTCAAGAAGCATGGCGGCTTTATTCCGGGCATTCGTCCGGGCGAGCGCACCGCGGAGTACATCGATTACGTTCTGACCCGTATCACGGTTGTCGGCGCTGTTTATCTTGTCTTCGTGTGTATCCTTCCTGAGACACTTATCGCACGTACGGGCATTCCATTAGCCCTTGGTGGTACTTCGCTTTTGATCGTTGTCAGTGTAACTCTGGACACGGTTGCGCAAATTCAGGGACACCTGATCGCGCAGCAGTATGAAGGACTGATCAAGAAGTCGAAGTTGCGTGGAGGAAAGAGGGGACGATGA
- the rplF gene encoding 50S ribosomal protein L6 yields MSRIGKKPVQVPAGVTANVDGQKVTAKGPKGELFFVANDDIQLKLEDNGVSVTPANNTKEARSKWGMSRTMIENIFKGVKDGYERKLEINGVGYRAALQGKNLQLALGFSHDVVYEPPVGITIAVPKPTEIIVSGINKQQVGQVAAEIREYRGPEPYKGKGVKYAEERIVRKEGKKK; encoded by the coding sequence ATGTCTCGTATCGGTAAAAAGCCCGTTCAGGTTCCAGCAGGTGTTACGGCCAATGTCGACGGCCAGAAGGTCACTGCTAAGGGCCCGAAGGGTGAACTGTTTTTCGTCGCTAATGACGACATCCAGCTGAAACTCGAAGATAATGGCGTTTCCGTAACGCCGGCCAACAACACCAAGGAAGCTCGTTCGAAGTGGGGCATGTCCCGCACGATGATCGAGAACATCTTCAAGGGTGTTAAGGACGGCTACGAACGCAAGCTCGAAATCAACGGCGTCGGTTACCGTGCCGCCCTGCAGGGCAAGAACCTGCAGCTGGCTCTCGGTTTCAGCCACGATGTAGTTTACGAGCCTCCGGTCGGCATCACCATTGCCGTTCCGAAGCCGACGGAAATCATCGTTTCCGGCATCAACAAGCAGCAGGTTGGCCAGGTTGCCGCGGAAATCCGTGAATACCGTGGTCCCGAGCCCTACAAGGGTAAGGGCGTGAAGTACGCTGAAGAGCGTATCGTCCGCAAAGAAGGCAAGAAGAAGTAA
- a CDS encoding adenylate kinase, whose amino-acid sequence MRLIFLGPPGAGKGTQAKRLTDKYGIPQLSTGDMLRAAVSAGTEIGKRAKAVMDAGGLVSDDIVNQIVSERIEAPDCAKGFILDGYPRTVPQAKALAENMHKKNVALDAVIELKVDEEALIRRIENRVAETIAAGGTVRSDDNPEAFRKRLTEYREKTAPLSQYYSEQGELVTLDGMADVDAVTAAIERVLEKASA is encoded by the coding sequence ATGAGACTGATATTTTTAGGTCCGCCGGGTGCGGGCAAGGGAACCCAGGCCAAACGCCTGACTGACAAGTACGGGATCCCGCAGCTTTCCACCGGTGACATGCTTCGCGCTGCGGTTAGCGCGGGCACGGAAATAGGCAAGCGCGCCAAGGCCGTCATGGACGCCGGCGGGCTCGTTTCCGACGATATCGTCAATCAGATTGTTTCCGAACGCATCGAAGCTCCGGACTGTGCCAAGGGTTTCATTCTCGATGGCTATCCGCGCACCGTTCCGCAGGCCAAGGCGCTTGCCGAGAACATGCACAAGAAGAATGTCGCCCTCGATGCCGTCATCGAACTGAAGGTGGACGAGGAGGCGCTGATTCGCCGAATCGAAAATCGCGTTGCGGAGACCATCGCTGCCGGTGGCACGGTTCGTTCCGACGACAATCCGGAAGCCTTCCGCAAGCGGTTGACGGAGTATCGCGAGAAGACTGCGCCGCTGTCGCAATATTACAGCGAGCAGGGCGAACTTGTGACACTGGATGGCATGGCTGATGTCGATGCCGTCACTGCGGCCATCGAACGGGTTCTGGAAAAGGCCTCGGCCTGA
- the msrQ gene encoding protein-methionine-sulfoxide reductase heme-binding subunit MsrQ, whose product MALAFSLPSLPKRYQPAAIWSLYVIGLCPGLWYFYLAATGGLGFNPVKDFEHLLGIWALRFLCLGLLVTPLRDLFNVNLIAYRRALGLIAFYYVLAHFSVYLVLDRGLVFSSIAADILKRPYIMFGMAGLVMLLPLALTSNRWSIRKLGSRWNTLHKLVYLVLIVGVLHFVLARKSITLEPVFYISTMVVLLGYRLVRPSIMAAKRARRASPVRT is encoded by the coding sequence ATGGCCCTCGCCTTTTCGCTTCCCTCACTGCCGAAGCGTTACCAGCCGGCAGCCATCTGGTCGCTTTATGTCATCGGCCTCTGTCCCGGCCTGTGGTATTTTTACCTCGCCGCGACGGGCGGCCTCGGCTTCAACCCAGTCAAGGATTTCGAGCACCTGCTCGGCATCTGGGCCCTGCGCTTTCTCTGCCTCGGCTTGCTGGTGACGCCGCTGCGCGATCTCTTCAACGTCAACCTCATCGCCTATCGCCGGGCGCTGGGACTGATCGCCTTCTATTACGTGCTGGCACATTTCAGCGTCTATCTGGTTCTGGATCGCGGGCTGGTCTTCAGCTCCATCGCCGCTGATATTCTCAAGCGGCCCTATATCATGTTCGGCATGGCGGGGCTCGTCATGCTGCTGCCGCTCGCGCTCACCTCCAACCGCTGGTCGATCCGCAAGCTCGGCAGCCGCTGGAACACGCTGCACAAGCTCGTCTATCTCGTGCTCATCGTCGGCGTACTGCATTTCGTGCTGGCGCGAAAATCGATCACGCTCGAGCCGGTGTTTTATATCAGTACGATGGTGGTGTTGCTCGGGTATCGGCTGGTGCGGCCATCGATCATGGCGGCGAAGAGGGCAAGGCGCGCAAGCCCCGTCCGGACGTAA
- a CDS encoding ribosomal maturation YjgA family protein: protein MGPSRLSPPYFARIRLLAAAMMVIIGGLCLRAFGYEVGLPFVAVKYGGSVLWGAMVYLLLAAILPSRWYGYKVHIAVIAVVVVELIRLVHFPALDAFRATAAGALLLGRVFSVWNIVCYIGGIAVASFTSGRGLRALPSSPP from the coding sequence ATGGGTCCGTCACGCCTTTCCCCGCCTTATTTTGCCCGCATCCGGCTTTTGGCGGCGGCCATGATGGTGATCATTGGCGGTCTTTGCTTGCGGGCGTTCGGCTACGAGGTGGGATTGCCGTTCGTGGCGGTAAAATATGGCGGATCCGTGCTCTGGGGGGCGATGGTCTATCTGCTGCTGGCGGCCATCCTTCCTTCCCGCTGGTACGGTTACAAGGTTCACATCGCCGTCATCGCCGTCGTCGTCGTGGAATTGATCCGGCTCGTTCATTTCCCGGCGCTGGACGCGTTTCGCGCAACGGCGGCCGGAGCTTTGCTGCTTGGCCGCGTTTTCTCGGTGTGGAATATCGTTTGCTATATCGGCGGGATCGCGGTGGCGTCCTTTACGTCCGGACGGGGCTTGCGCGCCTTGCCCTCTTCGCCGCCATGA
- the rpsH gene encoding 30S ribosomal protein S8 yields the protein MTMTDPLGDMLTRIRNGAARRKSSVSTPASSLRARVLDVLQAEGYIRGYSKVDFENGKAEFTIELKYYEGASVIREIGRVSKPGRRVYVSVKSIPQVANGLGITILSTPKGVMADHQAREQNVGGEVLCSVF from the coding sequence ATGACCATGACTGATCCTTTGGGTGATATGCTCACCCGCATCCGCAATGGTGCTGCTCGCCGTAAGTCTTCGGTAAGCACGCCTGCTTCCAGCCTCCGCGCACGCGTTCTCGACGTGCTGCAGGCTGAAGGCTACATTCGCGGTTATTCCAAGGTCGATTTCGAAAACGGCAAGGCCGAATTCACGATCGAACTGAAGTACTACGAAGGCGCGTCCGTGATCCGTGAGATCGGCCGCGTTTCCAAGCCGGGCCGCCGAGTTTATGTCTCGGTTAAGTCCATTCCGCAGGTCGCGAACGGCCTCGGCATCACCATCCTTTCGACCCCGAAGGGCGTGATGGCCGATCACCAAGCTCGCGAACAGAACGTTGGTGGCGAGGTTCTTTGCTCGGTCTTCTAA
- the rpsK gene encoding 30S ribosomal protein S11, giving the protein MAKEAARVRRRERKNITSGVAHVNSTFNNTMITITDAQGNAIAWSSAGAKGFKGSRKSTPFAAQIAAEDCAKKAQEHGMKSLEVEVCGPGSGRESALRALQAAGFMITSIRDVTPIPHNGCRPRKKRRV; this is encoded by the coding sequence ATGGCCAAGGAAGCCGCACGCGTTCGCCGTCGCGAACGTAAAAATATCACGTCGGGCGTCGCGCATGTCAACTCGACCTTCAACAACACGATGATCACCATCACCGACGCACAGGGCAATGCTATTGCCTGGTCGTCCGCTGGTGCCAAGGGCTTCAAGGGTTCGCGCAAGTCGACCCCGTTTGCTGCCCAGATCGCTGCTGAAGATTGCGCGAAGAAGGCTCAGGAACACGGCATGAAGTCGCTTGAAGTTGAAGTTTGCGGTCCGGGTTCCGGCCGTGAATCGGCACTTCGCGCTCTGCAGGCTGCCGGTTTCATGATCACTTCCATTCGCGACGTGACGCCGATCCCGCACAACGGTTGCCGTCCGCGCAAGAAGCGCCGCGTCTGA
- a CDS encoding DNA-directed RNA polymerase subunit alpha has translation MIQKNWQELIKPNKVEFTSSSRTKATLVAEPLERGFGLTLGNALRRVLLSSLRGAAVTAVQIDGVLHEFSSIPGVREDVTDIVLNIKEIAIKMDGDDSKRMVVRKQGPGSVTAGDIQTVGDIEILNPDHVICTLDEGAEIRMEFTVNNGKGYVPAERNRAEDAPIGLIPVDSLYSPVKKVSYKVENTREGQVLDYDKLIMTIETNGSVSGEDAVAFAARILQDQLGVFVNFDEPQKEAEEESVTELAFNPALLKKVDELELSVRSANCLKNDNIVYIGDLIQKTEAEMLRTPNFGRKSLNEIKEVLASMGLHLGMEVPAWPPENIEDLAKRYEDQY, from the coding sequence ATGATTCAGAAGAACTGGCAGGAACTTATCAAGCCGAACAAGGTCGAGTTCACCTCGTCCAGCCGCACCAAGGCAACGCTCGTTGCCGAGCCGCTGGAGCGTGGTTTCGGTCTTACCCTCGGCAACGCGCTGCGTCGCGTTCTGTTGTCTTCTCTGCGTGGTGCCGCTGTTACGGCCGTGCAGATCGACGGTGTCCTGCACGAATTCTCCTCCATCCCCGGCGTTCGGGAAGATGTGACGGATATCGTGCTCAACATCAAGGAAATCGCCATCAAGATGGATGGTGACGATTCCAAGCGCATGGTCGTGCGCAAGCAGGGTCCGGGTTCGGTAACCGCTGGTGACATCCAGACGGTTGGCGACATCGAGATCCTGAACCCCGACCACGTGATCTGCACGCTGGACGAAGGCGCTGAAATCCGCATGGAATTCACCGTCAACAACGGCAAGGGTTACGTACCGGCTGAGCGCAACCGCGCGGAAGATGCCCCGATTGGCCTCATTCCGGTGGACAGCCTGTATTCTCCGGTCAAGAAAGTGTCCTACAAGGTGGAAAACACCCGTGAAGGTCAGGTTCTCGACTATGACAAGCTGATCATGACGATCGAGACCAACGGTTCGGTTTCCGGCGAAGACGCCGTTGCCTTCGCCGCTCGCATTCTTCAGGACCAGCTCGGCGTCTTCGTCAACTTCGACGAGCCGCAGAAGGAAGCAGAAGAAGAATCGGTTACCGAACTCGCGTTCAACCCGGCGCTTCTCAAGAAGGTCGACGAGCTGGAACTGTCCGTTCGTTCGGCAAACTGCCTGAAGAACGACAACATCGTCTATATCGGCGACCTGATCCAGAAGACCGAAGCCGAAATGCTTCGCACGCCGAACTTTGGTCGCAAGTCGCTGAACGAAATCAAGGAAGTTCTCGCTTCCATGGGTCTGCACCTCGGTATGGAAGTACCGGCATGGCCGCCTGAGAACATCGAAGATCTCGCAAAGCGTTACGAAGACCAATACTAA
- the rplR gene encoding 50S ribosomal protein L18 — translation MASRKEALARRASRVRRQIKAVANGRPRLSVHRSSKNIYAQIIDDVAGKTLASASTLEADLRGSLKTGADVAAAAVVGKLVAERGVKAGVKDVVFDRGAFIYHGRIKAVAEAAREGGLNF, via the coding sequence ATGGCTAGCAGGAAAGAAGCACTTGCACGTCGCGCGAGCCGTGTGCGCCGCCAGATCAAGGCGGTTGCCAATGGCCGCCCGCGCCTGTCGGTTCATCGCTCGTCGAAGAACATCTACGCTCAGATCATCGATGACGTTGCTGGCAAGACGCTTGCGTCTGCCTCCACGCTCGAAGCCGATCTGCGCGGCTCGCTCAAGACCGGCGCCGACGTTGCAGCAGCAGCTGTCGTAGGCAAGCTGGTTGCAGAGCGTGGCGTCAAGGCTGGCGTCAAGGATGTCGTATTCGACCGTGGCGCATTCATCTATCACGGCCGTATCAAGGCTGTGGCAGAAGCTGCCCGCGAAGGCGGTCTGAACTTCTGA
- the rpmD gene encoding 50S ribosomal protein L30 — protein MAKKTTEAKKTVTVEQIGSPIRRPAIQRQTLVGLGLNKMHRQRTLEDTPAVRGMIRAVQHLVRVVDEK, from the coding sequence ATGGCCAAGAAGACTACTGAAGCCAAAAAGACTGTTACGGTCGAACAGATCGGCAGCCCTATCCGCCGCCCGGCAATCCAGCGTCAGACGCTGGTCGGTCTGGGTCTCAACAAGATGCACCGTCAGCGCACCCTGGAAGATACTCCTGCGGTTCGCGGCATGATCCGTGCGGTCCAGCATCTCGTTCGCGTCGTTGACGAGAAGTGA
- the rpsN gene encoding 30S ribosomal protein S14: protein MAKTSAVEKNKRRRKSVAQQATKRAALKAIVMNQSLPIEDRFKATLKLASLPRDGSKTRIRNRCEVTGRPRAFYRKLKMSRIALRELGNSGKVPGIVKSSW from the coding sequence ATGGCGAAAACAAGCGCAGTTGAAAAGAACAAGCGCCGCCGCAAGTCGGTCGCCCAGCAGGCCACCAAGCGGGCTGCACTGAAGGCGATCGTGATGAACCAGTCCCTTCCGATCGAAGACCGGTTCAAGGCCACTCTGAAGCTCGCTTCGCTGCCGCGTGACGGCTCGAAGACGCGTATCCGCAACCGCTGCGAAGTAACGGGCCGTCCGCGCGCGTTCTATCGCAAACTCAAGATGTCGCGTATCGCGCTTCGTGAGCTGGGCAATTCCGGCAAGGTGCCGGGCATTGTCAAGTCGAGCTGGTAA
- the rpsM gene encoding 30S ribosomal protein S13, with amino-acid sequence MARIAGVNIPTAKRVVIALTYIHGIGPKFAQEIMDKVGLPADKRVHQLTDAEVLQIREAIDRDYQVEGDLRRETSMNIKRLMDLGCYRGLRHRRGLPVRGQRTHTNARTRKGPAKAIAGKKK; translated from the coding sequence GTGGCACGTATCGCTGGCGTCAACATCCCGACTGCAAAGCGCGTTGTTATTGCGCTGACGTATATTCACGGGATTGGTCCGAAATTCGCGCAGGAAATCATGGACAAGGTCGGTCTTCCGGCTGACAAGCGCGTTCATCAGCTTACGGATGCTGAAGTTCTTCAGATCCGCGAAGCCATCGACCGCGACTATCAGGTCGAAGGCGATCTTCGTCGCGAGACCTCGATGAACATCAAGCGTCTGATGGACCTCGGCTGCTACCGCGGCCTGCGTCACCGTCGTGGCCTTCCGGTCCGCGGTCAGCGCACGCACACCAACGCCCGCACCCGTAAGGGTCCGGCGAAGGCTATCGCTGGTAAGAAGAAGTAA
- the msrP gene encoding protein-methionine-sulfoxide reductase catalytic subunit MsrP: MPAYRPPLIPAREITPKNIYLSRRGFLGTAAGLAAIGLSGREAVATPLAAKAGAYKLDEKLTPLDAVTSYNNFYEFGVGKSDPKENSRKFKPTPWTVKVDGLVSKPQEFGIEELMKYQLEERTYRMRCVEGWSMVIPWIGFPLAALLDKVEPLGSAKYVSFETVVRPEEMPGQSGLFQPLSWPYVEGLRLDEARHPLTILAVGLYGETLPNQNGAPIRLVVPWKYGFKGIKSIVRISLVEKQPETTWKNSNAREYGFYSNVNPHVDHPRWSQATEQRIGEGGFFGTQNRPTLMFNGYDEVASLYTGLDLKANY; encoded by the coding sequence ATGCCCGCCTATCGTCCGCCCCTCATCCCGGCACGAGAAATCACGCCGAAGAATATCTACCTCTCGAGACGTGGCTTCCTGGGCACGGCGGCGGGGCTTGCGGCAATCGGGCTTTCCGGCCGCGAGGCTGTCGCCACTCCGCTTGCTGCCAAAGCAGGCGCCTACAAGCTGGATGAGAAGCTCACCCCGCTCGATGCCGTCACCAGCTACAATAATTTCTATGAGTTCGGAGTGGGCAAATCCGACCCGAAGGAAAATTCCCGCAAGTTCAAGCCCACCCCCTGGACGGTAAAAGTGGATGGCCTTGTCTCCAAACCGCAGGAATTCGGTATCGAAGAGCTGATGAAATATCAGCTAGAGGAGCGCACCTATCGCATGCGCTGCGTCGAGGGCTGGTCGATGGTCATTCCGTGGATCGGTTTCCCTCTCGCCGCACTTCTCGACAAGGTGGAGCCACTCGGCAGCGCGAAATACGTGTCCTTCGAAACCGTGGTGCGGCCGGAGGAAATGCCGGGCCAGAGCGGCCTGTTCCAGCCTCTGTCCTGGCCCTATGTCGAGGGTCTGCGCCTAGATGAGGCCCGCCATCCTCTGACCATTCTTGCCGTCGGACTATACGGCGAAACCCTGCCGAACCAGAATGGCGCGCCCATTCGCCTCGTCGTTCCCTGGAAATACGGCTTCAAGGGCATCAAATCCATCGTCCGTATTTCGCTTGTCGAGAAACAGCCGGAAACGACGTGGAAAAACTCCAACGCCCGCGAATACGGTTTCTATTCCAACGTCAATCCGCATGTGGACCATCCGCGCTGGAGCCAGGCGACGGAACAGCGAATCGGCGAAGGCGGCTTTTTCGGCACCCAGAACCGCCCTACCCTGATGTTCAACGGCTATGACGAGGTGGCAAGTCTCTATACCGGCCTCGATCTAAAGGCGAATTACTGA
- the rplQ gene encoding 50S ribosomal protein L17, with the protein MRHGNSGRKLNRTASHRKAMFANMAASLITHEQIVTTLPKAKEIRPIVERLVTLGKRGDLHARRQAISQIKDQDAVRKLFDAIASRYATRNGGYLRIMKAGFRQGDNAALAVVEFVERDVDAKGAADKARVAAEAAAAEAA; encoded by the coding sequence ATGCGCCACGGTAATTCAGGCCGCAAGCTCAATAGAACCGCCAGCCACCGCAAGGCAATGTTTGCCAACATGGCTGCTTCGCTCATCACCCATGAGCAGATCGTCACCACCCTTCCTAAGGCGAAGGAAATCCGTCCGATCGTCGAGCGTCTCGTGACGCTTGGCAAGCGCGGCGACCTGCACGCTCGTCGTCAGGCGATCTCGCAGATCAAGGATCAGGACGCTGTTCGCAAGCTGTTCGACGCAATCGCTTCGCGTTACGCAACCCGCAACGGCGGCTACCTGCGCATCATGAAGGCTGGCTTCCGCCAGGGCGACAACGCGGCTCTGGCCGTTGTTGAATTCGTCGAGCGTGACGTTGACGCCAAGGGCGCAGCCGACAAGGCTCGCGTTGCTGCGGAAGCTGCTGCTGCCGAAGCTGCGTAA
- the rpsE gene encoding 30S ribosomal protein S5: protein MAQEKRGSRDDRQNREERDSEFVDKLVAINRVAKVVKGGRRFGFAALVVVGDQKGRVGFGHGKAREVPEAIRKATESAKRDLIFVPLRDGRTLHHDVNGRHGAGKVLLRSAKAGTGIIAGGPMRAVFETLGVHDVVAKSTGSSNPYNMVRATFDALKHQVHPKDIAAQRGLKYATLQSRRAASGNASEE, encoded by the coding sequence ATGGCACAGGAAAAAAGAGGTTCTCGCGACGACCGCCAGAACCGTGAAGAACGCGATAGCGAATTCGTCGACAAGCTGGTCGCGATCAACCGCGTTGCAAAGGTTGTTAAGGGTGGCCGTCGCTTTGGCTTCGCCGCTCTCGTCGTCGTCGGCGACCAGAAGGGCCGCGTTGGCTTCGGTCACGGCAAGGCTCGCGAAGTTCCGGAAGCCATCCGTAAGGCAACCGAGAGCGCAAAGCGCGATCTGATCTTCGTTCCGCTGCGCGATGGCCGCACGCTGCATCACGACGTCAATGGCCGTCACGGCGCAGGCAAGGTTCTGCTGCGTTCGGCCAAGGCCGGTACCGGTATCATCGCCGGTGGTCCGATGCGCGCTGTTTTCGAAACGCTGGGCGTTCATGACGTTGTTGCCAAGTCGACCGGTTCTTCGAACCCGTACAACATGGTTCGCGCAACGTTCGACGCTCTGAAGCATCAGGTTCATCCTAAGGACATCGCTGCACAGCGTGGTCTCAAGTATGCGACCCTTCAGTCTCGTCGTGCCGCTTCCGGCAACGCTTCTGAAGAATAA